A genome region from Pygocentrus nattereri isolate fPygNat1 chromosome 6, fPygNat1.pri, whole genome shotgun sequence includes the following:
- the LOC108424303 gene encoding solute carrier family 35 member F5 — MRPARMSWGVCGAQKGRLALGVVILLLVDVIWVASSELTAYIFVQQQYSKPFFSTFVKTSMFVLYLLGFLFWRPWRQQCAARYQQQNSNLTPDADSYLTSGGTESSFSNSLSEPLYVPVKFPDVPESGASRESKTPVRKQRVRFSNVMEVRELPYSQAVEAKLSRMSHNPASFRIIGKLSISAVARISFFFCFVWFLANLAYQEALTDTQVAIVNILSSTSGLFTLILAAIFPSNSSDRFTLSKLLAVILSMVGVTVVSVSVMDSPDGKGTIGSLWSLLGAVLYAVYIVMLKRKVDREEKLDIPMFFGFVGLFNLLLLWPGFVLLHYSGLESFEMPSQLVISCILINGLIGTVLSEFLWLWGCFLTSSLIGTLALSLTIPLSIMTDICMQKASFSWLFFAGAIPVFLSFFLTALLCHYNNWDPAMIVLRRVFSFFCRKHRNHRLAEDSEQCESLIPLQSSALDNRAFCS; from the exons ATGCGCCCAGCACG GATGAGTTGGGGGGTATGTGGCGCCCAGAAGGGGAGGCTGGCGCTGGGCGTGGTCATCCTGCTGCTTGTGGACGTAATCTGGGTTGCTTCATCTGAACTCACTGCA tataTCTTTGTTCAGCAGCAGTACAGTAAGCCTTTTTTCAGCACGTTTGTGAAGACCTCCATGTTCGTGTTGTATTTACTTGGCTTTCTCTTCTGGAGACCATGGAGACAGCAGTGTGCAGCACGTTACCAGCAACAGAACAGCAACCTT acTCCTGATGCTGATTCATATTTAACTAGTGGTGGAACTGAAAGCAGCTTTAGCAACTCCTTA AGTGAGCCTCTGTATGTGCCGGTAAAATTTCCGGATGTTCCTGAGAGCGGTGCCAGTAGAGAGTCTAAGACTC ctgtgaGGAAGCAACGTGTGCGATTCAGTAATGTGATGGAAGTGCGTGAGCTGCCTTACTCTCAGGCTGTAGAAGCCAAACTGTCCCGCATGTCGCATAATCCCGCCTCCTTCAGGATAATAGGAAAACTCAGCATCAGTGCTGTGGCCAGAAtcagcttcttcttctgctttgtG tGGTTCCTTGCAAATCTAGCCTACCAGGAGGCTCTGACAGATACACAGGTGGCTATTGTAAATATTCTGTCTTCCACCTCAG GTCTTTTCACTTTGATCTTGGCTGCCATCTTTCCAAGTAACAGCAGTGATCGTTTCACACTCTCTAAACTGCTGGCTGTTATTCTGAG cATGGTGGGTGTGACTGTGGTCAGTGTCTCTGTGATGGACAGTCCTGATGGAAAAGGCACTATTG GCTCTCTCTGGTCACTGCTGGGGGCTGTGCTTTATGCTGTCTACATCGTTATGCTAAAAAGGAAAGTTGATCGAGAAGAGAAGCTGGATATCCCGATGTTCTTTG ggtttGTGGGCTTGTTTAACCTGCTGTTGTTATGGCCTGGCTTTGTGCTGCTGCATTACTCTGGGTTGGAGTCGTTCGAGATGCCGAGCCAGTTGGTGATCAGCTGCATTCTTATCAATGGCCTGATCGGGACTGTGCTGTCTGAGTTCCTCTGGCTATG GGGATGTTTTCTCACCTCATCTCTAATTGGGACACTGGCTCTAAGTCTGACAATTCCACTTTCCATCATGACCGATATATGCATGCAGAAG GCGAGTTTCTCGTGGCTGTTCTTTGCAGGTGCAATTCCGGTGTTCCTCTCCTTCTTCCTGACTGCACTCCTGTGCCACTACAATAACTGGGACCCAGCAATGATAGTCCTCCGGAGAGTCTTCTCATTCTTCTGTCGCAAGCACAGGAATCACAG acTAGCGGAGGACAGCGAGCAGTGCGAGAGTCTCATCCCTCTGCAGAGTTCCGCCCTCGACAACAGAGCTTTCTGTTCCTGA
- the gpr39 gene encoding G-protein coupled receptor 39: MGDQEGQRDWRKLESHFEVKVILTVLYSLILILGIVGNSITIHVTQVLQRNGYLQKNVTDHMVSLACSDLLVLLIGMPVELYSAIWFPFSSASGNISCKVYNFLFEACSYATILNVVTLSFERYMAICHPFRYKSLARARTAHLIIAAWLTSVLVAVPLLVATGTEGHVLEAGGAPAQNLTFCTSLRQHWGMYRASIFTAFILYLLVLGAVAFMCKSMIVVLKAPMATMGTSGPRAELRVPKHESARLKTSRKQTIVFLVLIVCALLVCWMPNQARRLMTAALPKSAWTKSYLEVYAVLQLVADIFFYLSSVLNPLLYNLSSHQFRTAFLQTLRCRLSIQHVNKRTLESSKVSRVSTHLLRPLLHKSLRRNTPDSSRDTDSPIPSGQSSPAVQSLTITTSETET; the protein is encoded by the exons ATGGGCGATcaggagggacagagagactgGCGGAAGCTGGAGTCACACTTTGAGGTCAAGGTTATCCTCACAGTGCTCTACAGCCTCATCCTGATCCTGGGCATCGTGGGAAACAGCATCACCATCCATGTGACACAGGTGCTGCAGAGAAATGGATACTTGCAAAAGAACGTAACAGATCACATGGTGAGTCTGGCCTGCTCCGACCTGTTGGTGCTGTTGATTGGCATGCCTGTGGAGCTCTATAGTGCAATCTGGTTCCCCTTCAGTTCTGCTTCAGGGAATATTTCCTGCAAGGTCTATAACTTCCTATTTGAGGCATGCAGCTATGCTACCATCCTGAATGTGGTCACGCTGAGCTTTGAGCGCTACATGGCCATCTGCCACCCATTTCGTTACAAATCTCTGGCACGGGCCAGGACTGCACACCTAATTATCGCTGCATGGCTCACTTCTGTCCTCGTGGCTGTGCCCCTGCTGGTTGCTACGGGAACAGAGGGTCACGTGCTGGAGGCTGGAGGAGCCCCAGCTCAGAACCTGACCTTCTGCACCAGCCTGAGGCAGCACTGGGGTATGTACCGTGCCAGCATCTTCACCGCCTTTATACTTTACCTGTTGGTGCTGGGCGCCGTGGCCTTCATGTGCAAGAGCATGATCGTCGTACTCAAGGCCCCCATGGCCACCATGGGTACTTCAGGCCCAAGAGCTGAACTCAGAGTGCCCAAACACGAGAGTGCCAGGCTCAAAACATCCCGCAAGCAGACCATCGTATTCCTAG tgCTGATTGTGTGCGCACTCTTGGTGTGTTGGATGCCAAACCAGGCCCGGCGTCTAATGACCGCGGCGCTGCCCAAGTCAGCATGGACTAAGAGTTATTTGGAGGTCTATGCAGTGCTGCAGCTAGTGGCAGACATCTTCTTCTACCTGAGCTCTGTGCTGAACCCGCTGCTGTACAACCTATCCTCACACCAATTCCGCACGGCCTTCCTGCAGACGCTGCGCTGCCGCCTGTCCATTCAGCATGTCAACAAGAGGACACTGGAAAGCAGTAAAGTCTCACGCGTATCCACTCACTTACTGCGACCCCTGCTGCACAAATCCCTGCGCCGTAACACACCGGACAGCAGCAGGGACACTGACTCCCCAATACCAAGCGGGCAGAGCAGTCCTGCAGTCCAAAGCCTAACCATAACTACATCAGAAACAGAAACGTGA